One Odontesthes bonariensis isolate fOdoBon6 chromosome 12, fOdoBon6.hap1, whole genome shotgun sequence genomic window, ctccagtgagagctgaaggtcacggcccgacgacgccaacagaaccacatcatttgcaaagagcagagacccgatttgGAGGtagccaaaacggaccccctcaacgcctaGAAATACtatccataaaaattatgaacagaatcggtgacaaagggcagccctgacggagtccaaccttCACCGGAAATATGCCCGACTTACacccggcaatgcggaccaaactctgacaccggtcatacagagaccgaactgcccctatcaaggggtccggcactccatactcccgaaGCACCCCCCACAGGATTCCCCGAGGGACACAGACGAACGCCTTCTCCTAgtcaacaaaacacacatagactggttgggcgaactcccatgcaccctccaggatccttctgagggtatagagctggtccactgttccacgaccaggacgaaaaccacactgcacctcctgaatctgagATTCGATTATCCGGCAGATTCTCCTCTCccgtacccccgaatagaccttaccagggaggctgaggagtgtgatccccctgtagttggaacacaccctccggtcccccttttaaagagggggaccaccacccgatctgccagtccagaggcactgtccccgatgtccacgcgatgttGCAGAGGCGtttcaaccaagacagccctacagcaTCCAAAGCCTTGAGGAACTCTGGACGGACATCATCCACCCccagggccttgccaccgaggagctttttgaccacctcagcaatctcagccccagaaatgggaggccccacgtccgatctccccaactctgcttcctcatcggaaggcgtgtcggtagaattgaggaggccctcgaagtattccccccaccgactcacgaagTCCCctgttgaggtcagcagagccccgccctcccCATACAAgatgttgacggtgcaccgcttcccccccttGAGCCGCCGGacggtggaccagaaactcttcgaggccatccggaagtcgttctccatggcctccccgaactcctcccaagcccgagttttttgcctcagcaaccgcagAGGCTgagttccgcttggcctgtcagtacccatcagctgcttccagagtcccacaaGCCAAAAATGCctgataggactccttcttcagcttgacggcttcccttaccactggtgtccaccagcgggttcaggggttgccgccacgacagacACCAACCActttacggccacagctccagtCAGCCGCCTCAtaaatggaggcacggaacatttGTCCCCCACATCCCCCAGGACATgattgaagctctgccggaggtgggagttgaagcTCCTTctgacaggggattccgccacaTGTTCCCAGCacaccctcacaatacgttagggcctgccaggtctgaccggcttcctcccccaccagcggagccaactcaccaccaggtggtgatcagttgacagctccgcccctctcttcacccgagtgtccaggatatacggccgcaagtccgatgatacaaccacaaagtcaaaCATCGAGCTGCGAAGAGCAATCTCCATTGCCTCCTCCAGGgttcagtggttagagtcggtcatccaataaccggaaggttggcaggttcgattcccactcttgccactcaaaaaattgatggaactgacagctggaggggtgtccgtcaacctccttgtcacggccgaggtgcccttgagcaaggcaccgtacccccatgctccctgggtgtTGTGaacggctgcccaccgctccaggttgacatctgtctctatgagtgtgtgaccctgtgcatgtgtgtgtcaacaggtgccaacctgaatGGGTTAAACGCGGAGGaaaaattttgtgtgtatgcatgacataTAAagttaatcttaatcttaatcttaatccaAAAattgtgggtactctgaactgctatttggtgcataagcacaaacaagaGTCAGGATTTTACGGCTGTGCCCGACCAAGCCCCATGGGCAAAGGCCCAGTCACCAGGCGCTCACTGCCGGGCCCCACCcttgggcctggctccagggggaggccccggtgacccacgTCCGGGCAAAGGAACGTGTTGTCCAAGAATTTTATTCATCATagggggttttatgagctgttctttgtctggtccctggTCTAGGATCTGTTTTgcttgggtgaccctaccaggggcttaaagccccaggcAACATATCTCCCAGACTCTTTGGGGCACGCAAatccccccaccacggtaaggtgacagctcatggggggaGGTTGTGCAGATGTGAAAGATAAATTAAAGTCATTCAGGTTCAACTCTATCTCCCTGGTCAGTTAGATGGACTTGCTTACTCTGTCCGAAGTACGTAAGATGGTCTGTTTATGCCGCAGCTTTCTTGCTTTCCTATAGTGGACTAAAGGGGTTATGACCAACTTAGTGTGTCGTAGAGTTATCAAAATCAATTTACTTACGTCCACACACCCTTCTCATACCATAACTGAGTAAAAGCATTCCAATCAGtttcaaataattttttatttctgttataTTCAGACACTGGTTAGCATCGTTTGCTTGCAGCAAGAGGATTCCTGGTTCATTTCCCAGCTAGGGCCTTTCTTGATGGAATTTGcttgttctccctgtgcatgcaTGGGTTCGCTCTAGGTACTCCAGTTTCCTCcaaccgtccaaaaacatgcatgttaggttaattggtgtttcTGAATTGGcccttggagtgagtgtgagcgtgtctctgtgtggcactgTGATGAACTGCCGACCCATCCAGGGACGACCCAACCTCTCAACCAATGATAactgagataggctccagccccactTATGACCACTAGAGGCCATACATTCTCTGAACATAATTACAGTCTAAAGCAGCCAGCATGCACATGTGCCGCATGAGTTAATGGATGGACACAGTCCACAGCGTTGCAGTGTCTGATAAACTTTAGTAAATATCTTGATTCCACTCCTGTACATGTAAACATTTACATGGACGGTGGTCCAGTTAAACGATCAAGTCAAGCTGTAACTGTTGCTCGACTtctacatatatacatttaataGCGCTCAGACCGGCCTTGGTGTTTAGCCTACCTTCTACATTTACAGACCGAGGCTTTGACTTATAAAAGAAGCCAAAACACAGAAGGTGGTGGTAACAACTGAGAATAACAACAAAGGATATTGTGCATCTCCATTGCAGAACAGTATACCCAACAGCACACATGGAATATACAGAGTAATACAGATGTCCTGATACTTATAAGCTGAAATGGGACATACAGTATGTCACCTATTAGGACTGTagctgaggaggaagagcagtcgtgTGCCTATCGGAAGGTGAAGTGTCCAATGCCTCCATCtgtgtgtcaatgtgtgtgacAGACAAAAAGCACTGCAGAGCCTGTAACAATATATAGACTGAGCTGTTCTGTACTCTATCAACCATTACAGTTGGAAGGTTATTATACAAGCGTTCTAGTCATTCATTTCATGTGAGGCCTTTGAAAAGATTACCAGGGAAGATACAAACTAGACAcagaaagatttttaaaaagatttatggATGTTTGCATGTAATTTTGGTCCTAATTTCGTAATTGTTTCATCCCAGTGATTACAGGCATTAATGTGGTGTCACAGTAATATTACTGCAGTGTTGATATGCTGCTCTGAAAACATCCTCTTACCTACATTTAAATAGCATCAGCATAATTCAAGAAACATGTTAAATTGAAAACAACAGCCCTCAGAACAGACGTCCTCCCTTAAAGCCAATTAtgtatttcacattttttttttaaatatgtttttgggctttttatgcctttcatggacaggacagttgaagagagacaggaagctgggggcagagagagggggaatgacttGCAGTCAAGGGCCATCCGATGCAGGATTCAAACCGGGGCcgactgcagcgaggactgtagcctctatacatggggtgcctgcacaacccactacgccaccgaccaccccgcATTTCACATTTTTAACAAAAGTAAACCCACTAAACACACTTGAACTTGATGTAACTGATGATGTGTTTGTAAAAACAGAGAAACTCAAAGTATCTTCATATCTAAATACTATTACCTGTGTTGAGCTCAAATGTCATGAAGTGTCTTTACATCATGTTGATGTCACAGGAGTCAGGCTTCAGTATCTGAAGTGTTACAATGAGCTTGATTGATTTCCTGAACCACGGGTAAAAAAAGGCATAGATTATGGGATTTAGACAGGAGTTAAAGAAGAACAAACATATTACAAAGGCAGCAGATGAAGCACTGAGAGAGCTATCGTGCCCTGAGAGAGCAACACAATAATAAGGGCACATACACAGTAGAAATACAACTACAACAACACCGAGAGCCCTGGCTGCTTTCAGCTCAGATTTCTTAGCAGTTACTGAATGTTTGAGATTGGTGGCGGTGATATGAGAGCGCATGGCCCGAGCCTGAGACACAGCCACCACAAACACTCTGAGATACAGAACTATAATAACACCGATGGGAACAATGaaggaaaaagtcagatctgCATATCCTGCAATGTAGCTGATAACAAAGGCACATTCTCCAAAGCAGGGGTTATACCTGCCTGGTTGTTTCAGGTTATCCATCAGAATCAGACTCTGAAATATTAATGAACAgatccaacacacacagacacagacctTCATTCGTTTCTGTGTGATTTTGGATGAGTAATGCATGGGGTAACAAATAGCCACATAGCGATCAATAGATATGATCACCATGGTTCCTATGGATGCAGAGGTAATGACATATGCTAAATACTGATATAGAGTACACATGATATCACCGAGGAACCAGCAGCCGTCTATCAGCTCAGTCTGAAAGAACAACAAGAGGCCGACAAAGAAGTCTGATACagccagagagaggaggaggaggttggTGGGAGTGTGGAGCTGCCTGTGGAGGAACAACACAAACATATCAACTCTTCTTGTCCCTTATATCAGTTATCATTCATAAGAAAGCAGATACAGCACAGAGTGAAAcatgaaaacattaaaaatagtGTGTTGCTACCTGAAGTGTGAGATGGCGATGATAACCATCAGGTTGAGAACAGCAGTGAGCACAGAGATGGAGGACAGTACAATGTAAGTCAACATGACCTCAAAGTGAGGACGTTGTATCCTCCTGCAGGAGGTGTTGAAGAGTTGTGGAAAGCAGAGTTCAGTTTCCTCCATCATCACAGGATGGAGAAGCTCCTCAATTCTCAAAGAATGTTATCATCACACAGCGAATTTATACCCAcctgcctcctcttcctcctcacatCCGTGCACCTCTTCTCCACTGAGACTCGGCCTTTCTATGTTCATGTTTCTATGTTCATGTTTCAATGTTCATGTTTCTATGTCCATGTTTCTGTGTTTAACCGGTTGGTAAATAAACCCAGATGATTGTAATGTAAAGATTGAAATGtgttctttgctttttttttttgtttttctatccAATCTTTTTTTAAGGCACAGAAATGTACACAGACACTTTTTGGTCACAAGGTGGCAGCACTGAGCACTGAGTTAGTTTTTACCGCAAAGTGCATTTTGggcttttgttattttattcttCTGCTGCATGTTGGCCTGAGAGTTACAAAGTGTGTAACGGACACTCTACCAGCCAGCATATCCATGTGGGGCATCAGCTGGGAGGGGACACTTGTGGTTCcaaccagcagcctgttcatcaGCTGCTGGCTCGTCTGGTCTCAGGATGGCAGCCACTGCAGAATCTCTGTGGTCAAACCAGctcccagccagcatgtccatgttgggcccataaggtttaaatttgggctgcagataagggtccaggtgggtttgtccgcagtttctacggtggcctcacctgtgtttgcccatatgggtttcaaagtgcaacttgaagggttagggtcaggggcgattttaggatctggtctttaggggggcctggcccccagtgctcacagaggcacattatttctcactaattgaggcgaactagtaacatttataaattttggagccatattagttttgctttgagtagtgttttccctataacattcaattttggcctcttcatttcaaaagactgtggctcgacagggataacagagagcctgagacaaatattgaagataactcaacatttattttgggagtaaagagttaaaacaaaaacaaatgctcgaaaataaataaaatggtcactaaaataatgcatccttgagcaaaaaaaaatgtgtttgtgcataatacaatatttaaaaaatgtgctgagccagggggtgcagagctatctcacggtggtgccttggcaccaatAAAATACCCTAGCTTCGCCcctggttagggttaccctaagccttaaattattccaaaagcaatacagataaacacatcacacaaagtaaaagaatgttcacattcaaattggccACATGCAAAATCCAACTAAAGCCACACAGcaacttgaaacccatatgggcaaacacaggtggggccaccgtggaaactgcggacaaacccacttgggacccttatctgcagcccaaatttaaaccttatgggccccacatggacatgctggcggCTTAAATCAAAAGGTaaaacacacacccacatgTTGGAAAATATTGTAACCTGGAACTTACCTTCCTGTGAAGTGACCGAACATGGTAATTGATAGAGAAGGGAAATACTTTTCAGGATGTGAACACGCTAGGAGTCAACCCCTGTTAGCAGCTAACTTCGGTGCTAAGTGTTATTCTGTGTGATTAGCTCCTCGGCCACTGCCATATTTtgggacatttaaaaaaaaaatatatatatttcttttcaaGTATCAAATCTGAGAACAGCCCACATAGTTTTGGGTTATTGATTTAGACCAGGGGTGCTCAATACGTCGATCGCGATCTACCAGTCGATCGCAAAGGTAGTATTGATAGATCGCATGGTATTAAAAAAATAGacgtctattttttttttttttgattgatatACAGGGCAGCTAATCAGATGACAACTGAATTGTTCTGACCGTTAGGTCACCACGCATGCGCAAAAAAGACGCCAAGTGCAGCAAAACTAGCACATCAGTGAGTTATCTCCAATTTTAAAACTAAAGAAATCTTATGACCATCAACAATGAGTTGCTGGGCCAAGTAAGAAGACAAAAACGTGTTACTTTCATACGGAATGGGAGGTGGACTTTTTTTCACGATGTCATTTTCCAAGTGCGTTTGCCTCATCTGCCAGTCTACCGTCGCAATACCAAAGTAGGGAAATGTGGAGCGGCATTTTCGGACTGTTCGTGACAAATACGACACCGACTTCCCGCCGAAAAGCgagctgagaaagagaaaggttGATGAACTAAACTCCCAGTTGTCCAGACAGCTGTCATTTTTCACACAACATACTTCAAAAGCGAAAGCCGCCACCGAAGCATCGTTCCGGGTGAGTCACGTACAGTTACAGGGCACTGTGGAGCCACGGCTGAGGATGTAACCCAGCACATGTGGAAGGACATCGGAGATTGTGAGTTTTTCTCACTGCAGTTAGACGAATTTGTATGGTGTTTAGTGATCTCACTGCAAAAGATAACATCAACATACATTGTACATAAAGAATCCtcaataaatatattaaaaataaatatatgttttgcatttttgtagtGGGTAAATCTTTGTGACTTGGTCATTTTATAAGTAGCTCGCATGCTGAAAAAGTGTGAGCATCCCTGATTTAGACCAACTGACCTATTGCAATTAAAAGTAGAGCTATAAAACCCCAGTTATTATGTCCTGTGCGTGTGTATCTAATTCCCACGGGCTACACATGTTCATGTTTCTCCAACTCAGATTTCCGTGTCCTCCATCAGCAGTTCCTgacattattttagtttttctgactatgttttggttctgttgggaCCCTGTCGCCCATGTTTATTTTCCACATCAgctcttttatttcatttcctGTATTCTTTCCTCGGTGCGTTCATTTTTCTCAGTTCATCTTGGTTTCTGCTACTGCCACATACCTGGCCCTCGCTGACCACACCTGCGGTATTCAGCTCCATCTGAATAAACGCTCCCTGCCGGTCCTTGGTTTTTTCCACGTGAAATTTAAGTGTGTTCCTGCCACATTTTGCTCATGGCTTTGGATATATGTTTGGGGATTCCTGTGTTTTTGACGTCCTGCCTTTGCAGCACCTTTAGGTttggttttgtcctcagcgttttttttttatttcttcaacCTTCCTGTGTTGTGATGTTGGTGGAGAGAAGACTACGGAGGACCCAACAGCCGTCCTGTGGCATGCAGCTGCCCTCATGACCACTAGAGGTCATACATTCTTCCAACGTAATGATGGTCTAAATCTGCCAGCATAGGGCTGCACGGTAGTGTGGTGGTTATCATGCACCTcccagcaagaaggttccaggttcaatacccagctggggcctttctgtggggagtttgcatgttctccccgtgtatgtgtgggttctctccaggtactctggcttcctcctccggtccaaaagcatgcatgttgagcctcgtttccactatgcagtccggtacgggtcggttcagaatggttctcttatttcagttctgcttggggtaccgagcacacaggaccggttccaggctctgctctccggtgttggtgaggaggctgtgcagcgggagctcgatgaggctgggccaaaccaaaaagttttccagctgattgagcagaaatgtcagagagtggtttcaaccggaccgcgagccagtgtggcattaagctgaagaagcttggaggtggttccagtttatggatgttatttgttatttgctgttatttgctgtttacgcttcggcacgcactccacccacccctgagggtccccttggTACAGTGgaaacgcaagctgaccccaaagcgacccgacccgtatccgtaccgttctgaaccgacccgtgccggactgcatagtggaaacgaggctttaggttcattggtgactGTAAATCAGAGATGCTCATTGTGCGGCTCACGAGCCacaattggcggctcgcactcgcatagtagcttataacaaaatggtaacaataacaatacattttttcaaataacatacagcgaatgctgcacagtattaagtatttttattaagtattaataaaggcttaatggtgtttcttaaaggggaaactgttaaacctggcaacgcagcccgcttaaaccactatcacacttgaccgcagagtacgctagctcctttagccggcgcgagatgcaggcacaatggatcggtttttaattaaaaaagggcaaaaaccagcacaaaaaccatgctcatcttgaacgtctcactatgattacaacaaaaaactacaaatacaacatgaagaaagttgaggacatgcaggccagcttctgctcatcccagtattaaggtacaTGTGGTCTGAAGGCCTCAGtttgcttctccgtcgctatccgtcaatccgtctccgtagtccgtcctttcgaagttctccgtcgggatgtcggatacccaaggcagttcacctcccgatcagcaggcggcgctgcgttaaacgacccaatctggcgacgtctatggtgaaagtggttgatggattgttcaccttccggttccgttcctcctcacagtgaacgatggcgaccgagagagaaagactgttgttggagttggagctcgttgattttgaaatgcaaataattctgaccaaatgttgaccggcacacagtaaactctttcaaaaatggcggtgttgttgttgtgagaggaaggagctaaaccggaaaagtgattcaggaaatgatgttgttagccgaccaatcacaacccttgctgtctccgcgagtctccgtctcctcgacggatagataggagagcgtctccgggagggtctccgtaggcgaccataaatcaggctttaattGAAAATgcattggctgtgttgtttctttttttgtgggaggttttatatcaatcaatcaatcaatcaatcaaatttatttatatagcacatttcatgtacagaacaattcaaagtgcttcacataaaataaaagcattgcagcagggagtggaagaagcatttaaaatacataaaagaatataaagagaaacaaataaaataatttaaatgaatttaaaaaccagcaacagtccagataagttcaaagatatcgtgcagatttcatgcatagacacatgagaacagaaatgtttttaacctggatttaaaaatgtctccatttggtgaaagtttaatctccactggcagtttgttccacttgtttgcagcataacagctaaatgctgcttctccatgtttagtctggactctggactggaccagctgacctgagtccttggatctaagagctctgctggctttatattctctgaacagatcacagatgcaaaccatcagcaggcttttaaaatctattctgtgactgactggaagccagagtaaagattttaaagctgctgtgatgtgttcagatctcttagtccaggTTAaaatatgtattattattattattaatatgtaTTATTataaaatatccatccatccatccattatctataccgctgaatccgtcggtcgggtcgcgggcgggctggagcctatcccagcagtcaatgggcgagacgcggggtacaccctggcctggacaggccgccagtccatcgcagggccacatagagacaaacgagacaaacaaccatgcacgctcacactcactcctaaggacaatttagagaatCAACCTAaccatgcatgattttttggacagtgggaggaagccggagtacccggagagaacccacgcatacacggggagaacatgcaaactccacacagaaaggccccagctgggtgttgaacctggaaccttcttgctgtgaggcgacggtgctaaccaccacaccaccgtgcagccattATAAAATATTAAttgtccccttttgcaaatatggaTTTCAACATTATAAAATATTATATGTTGAAAtccatatttgcaaaaggggactttagtatgttgtggtaaaagtggctcttcccttgattttgctgccaatgtggctctggtgaaaaaaatagtgagtatcactgctctaaattgtccctcggagtgagtgagtgagtgagtgagtgagtgagtgagtgagtgtgagtgtggctTGTTGGgtggtcgtttgtctctgtgatggactggcgacctgtccagggtgtaccctgcctctcacccagtcgaacgatggatggatggatggatggatggatggatggatggatg contains:
- the LOC142396275 gene encoding trace amine-associated receptor 13c-like, which produces MLTYIVLSSISVLTAVLNLMVIIAISHFRQLHTPTNLLLLSLAVSDFFVGLLLFFQTELIDGCWFLGDIMCTLYQYLAYVITSASIGTMVIISIDRYVAICYPMHYSSKITQKRMKVCVCVCWICSLIFQSLILMDNLKQPGRYNPCFGECAFVISYIAGYADLTFSFIVPIGVIIVLYLRVFVVAVSQARAMRSHITATNLKHSVTAKKSELKAARALGVVVVVFLLCMCPYYCVALSGHDSSLSASSAAFVICLFFFNSCLNPIIYAFFYPWFRKSIKLIVTLQILKPDSCDINMM